In the Topomyia yanbarensis strain Yona2022 chromosome 3, ASM3024719v1, whole genome shotgun sequence genome, one interval contains:
- the LOC131690619 gene encoding uncharacterized protein LOC131690619: protein MFKSILLLSAIVFITLEPSLARTKSASNRIRKAVQLKEHNLGEIASDLYEDYHSYPKYKYEYGVKDPLTGDHKSQWEMRDGDIVKGSYTLDEPDGSQRIVEYRADDQNGFEAIVKTIKRPLHHHHQQQQQRRQQIDQRDAEDSNLESQGPKGGRQRLIGQSYTKLTRYI from the exons ATGTTCAAGTCAATTCTACTTCTATCCGCCATAGTATTTATCACGTTGGAACCATCGTTAGCTAGGACGAAATCCGCATCCAACCGCATTCGCAAAGCAGTCCAATTGAAAGAGCACAATCTGGGAGAGATCGCCAGTGATTTATATGAAGACTATCACAGTTACCCCAAGTACAAGTATGAGTATGGTGTCAAGGACCCCCTAACCGGTGATCACAAAAGCCAATGGGAGATGAGGGATGGAGACATTGTCAAAG GATCCTACACTCTCGATGAACCGGACGGTTCCCAGCGAATTGTGGAGTATCGGGCCGATGATCAAAACGGATTCGAAGCCATTGTCAAAACGATTAAACGTCCcctccatcatcatcatcaacaacaacaacaacggcgGCAGCAAATTGACCAAAGGGATGCGGAAGATTCGAATCTGGAAAGTCAAGGTCCCAAAGGTGGCAGACAACGACTCATCGGTCAAAGCTATACCAAGCTTACGAGATATATCTGA
- the LOC131694119 gene encoding cuticle protein 19-like, with translation MFKIIALVACLVVVASAQFNGGDHGHHEDYHHSYPKYKYEYGVKDHHSHDHKSQWEHRDGDHVKGQYTLDEADGTHRIVDYTSDHKTGFQPHVQRKGHAHHPHGESYANIKQHY, from the exons ATGTTTAAG ATCATCGCACTGGTTGCCTGTCTGGTCGTCGTTGCTTCTGCTCAGTTCAATGGAGGAGATCACGGCCACCACGAAGACTATCATCATTCCTACCCGAAATACAAGTACGAGTACGGTGTCAAGGACCATCACTCCCACGACCACAAGAGCCAGTGGGAACATCGTGACGGTGACCACGTCAAGGGACAGTACACTCTGGATGAGGCCGACGGAACCCATCGCATTGTGGATTACACCTCGGATCACAAAACCGGATTCCAGCCACATGTCCAGCGCAAGGGACACGCCCATCATCCGCACGGAGAGAGCTATGCCAACATCAAACAGCATTACTAA